From Shewanella psychrophila, a single genomic window includes:
- a CDS encoding VOC family protein, which produces MKQSIVHIALVVRDYDEAIDFYVNKLKFELVEDTHQAEQDKRWVVVSPPGSTGVSLLLARASKAEQENFIGDQTGGRVFLFLNTDDFWRDYERMVADGINFIRPPKGEDYGTVAVFEDLYGNLWDLLQLNDARG; this is translated from the coding sequence ATGAAGCAATCGATCGTACATATAGCATTAGTGGTCAGAGATTATGATGAAGCCATCGATTTTTATGTGAACAAGTTGAAATTTGAGCTGGTCGAAGACACTCATCAAGCGGAGCAAGATAAGCGTTGGGTCGTGGTGTCACCACCAGGATCCACTGGCGTGAGTCTGTTATTAGCTCGGGCGTCTAAAGCCGAACAAGAGAATTTTATTGGTGATCAGACGGGAGGACGGGTATTCCTATTCCTCAATACCGATGATTTTTGGCGTGATTATGAGCGCATGGTTGCAGATGGCATAAATTTCATTAGGCCTCCTAAGGGTGAGGATTACGGCACTGTTGCCGTATTTGAAGATCTGTACGGTAACTTGTGGGATCTGCTTCAGCTCAATGATGCTCGTGGCTAG
- a CDS encoding DMT family transporter: protein MQSQAGYILLALMSAVLMGTIGIFAKYAALPAEQITFFRLLFGSLFLVVYMLISGKKAQILHKPSKRHLINGAMLAGFMSFYVEAIDYTSMANVIMVIYLAPLLTAIIAHFVLGEKLKLFNIIAIGIALLGFILMSPSANTNTLANSDEAKGLFFSILALFTYSGFMLINRKPSQATAYQSTLIQLSVGSLCLLPLIITQPIQISGEQVAYLLAIGFLPGFLAILFAVKALQHLPAVTFGTLAYLEPVAVVSQAWWLFAESLTPIQLLGCSLIITAGMAQGLLSQGIQSQARPELAECK, encoded by the coding sequence ATGCAATCTCAAGCAGGATATATTTTGTTGGCGTTAATGTCGGCAGTCTTGATGGGCACTATCGGCATCTTTGCTAAATATGCCGCACTTCCGGCTGAGCAAATAACCTTCTTCCGTTTGCTTTTTGGCTCACTTTTCTTAGTCGTATACATGCTTATTTCAGGTAAAAAAGCTCAAATACTGCATAAGCCCAGTAAGCGCCACCTGATCAATGGTGCCATGCTGGCAGGATTCATGTCTTTCTACGTCGAGGCCATCGACTACACCAGCATGGCTAATGTCATCATGGTGATCTACCTAGCTCCCCTTCTCACTGCCATCATCGCTCACTTCGTCTTAGGTGAAAAACTAAAACTGTTCAATATCATCGCCATTGGTATAGCACTTCTTGGTTTTATCTTGATGAGCCCAAGTGCAAACACCAATACGCTAGCCAACTCAGATGAAGCCAAGGGCTTGTTCTTCTCCATTTTAGCCCTATTCACCTACAGCGGCTTTATGTTGATCAATCGCAAACCCAGCCAGGCAACAGCCTATCAGAGCACCTTGATTCAACTTTCAGTGGGCAGTTTATGCCTTCTGCCCTTGATCATCACCCAACCAATTCAAATCAGTGGTGAGCAAGTAGCTTACTTACTGGCTATCGGATTTCTGCCTGGGTTTCTGGCTATCTTGTTTGCGGTAAAAGCACTTCAGCACTTACCAGCAGTCACCTTCGGCACCTTAGCCTATCTTGAACCTGTGGCTGTGGTCAGTCAGGCATGGTGGCTATTTGCAGAGAGCTTAACACCGATTCAACTCCTAGGTTGCAGCTTGATCATAACGGCAGGAATGGCCCAGGGCTTGTTATCACAAGGTATTCAGTCACAGGCACGGCCTGAGCTTGCTGAATGCAAATAA
- a CDS encoding DUF4442 domain-containing protein — MKLSPKSMKRLLNLYPPYIGAGIKITHLSPDWRELHVAMSVRWYNRNAVNTHFGGSLYSMVDPHLMLLLMQLLGRDYFIWDKAADIEFLKATKKKVSCVISISDNDLGEIKQGTQGGDKYFPTFILEIKDEMGDVIAKVNKTLYVKRKPAKV; from the coding sequence ATGAAACTCAGTCCCAAATCCATGAAGCGACTGCTGAATCTTTATCCACCTTACATAGGAGCGGGGATAAAGATCACACATTTGAGTCCTGATTGGCGGGAACTTCATGTTGCCATGTCGGTGCGCTGGTACAACCGTAACGCCGTGAATACGCACTTTGGTGGCAGCCTCTATTCCATGGTAGATCCACATCTGATGTTGTTATTGATGCAGCTGCTGGGCAGAGACTACTTTATTTGGGACAAGGCGGCCGATATCGAGTTTTTAAAGGCAACGAAGAAAAAAGTCTCCTGTGTTATCAGTATTTCAGATAACGATTTGGGGGAGATCAAGCAAGGCACTCAAGGAGGGGATAAGTATTTCCCTACATTCATCTTAGAGATAAAAGATGAAATGGGTGATGTGATAGCCAAAGTGAATAAGACACTCTATGTGAAGAGAAAGCCTGCTAAAGTGTAA